The following are encoded together in the Pseudomonas sediminis genome:
- a CDS encoding transglutaminase TgpA family protein, protein MSSLPGIPRVALTWLLIAQALVIMPHLVHLPLWMIALWLGAAAWRVQIFRMRARYPNGWAKGGLVLLVLAGILLSRGTLVGLDAASVLLIATFTLKLLEMRTRRDALVLIFLGFFCVVTAYLFEDGILAALYSLLPVTALLTALVGLQHSGFAERPWPPLRLAGGLVLQAIPLMLLLFVFFPRMGPLWSLPMPSDKGVTGLSDSMEPADIAELSRSSALAFRASFEGEVPARGQLYWRALTLERFDGRRWSQSSYADVPVTPQWSKAGESLDYSIIMQPSGKRWLYALDVGEMAQDSGRMMNDFRWQRLRPVDRPLLYQVRSWPEAAREASAEPPGLRQALQLPEQGDPRSRVWAAELKAKYPQSDALVAAVLQHFNREPYVYTLRPQPLGSDSIDDFLFNTRRGFCAHYAGAMTFVLRAAGIPARVVAGYQGGELNPNGNYIQVRQFDAHAWVEYWQPGRGWRSVDPTFQVAPERIEQGLEEALAEEDGFLDDQPFSPLRYRELAWLNQLRMSWESLNYGWQRWVLGYQGEQQLKLLQNWFGSLDWQRLAIALVGTGALLIGLLALWLLKPWQQRPDPQRQAFRKFERLLARHDVRREAGEGARSFALRAARHLPEQAEQIETFARCFEQQRYAGGPASRDALRQALSDLHRALPWRLSR, encoded by the coding sequence ATGAGCAGCCTGCCGGGTATTCCGAGGGTCGCTCTGACCTGGTTGCTGATCGCCCAGGCGCTGGTGATCATGCCGCATCTGGTGCATTTACCGCTGTGGATGATCGCGCTTTGGCTTGGCGCTGCCGCTTGGCGTGTGCAGATCTTTCGCATGCGTGCGCGCTATCCCAATGGTTGGGCCAAGGGCGGCCTGGTGCTGCTGGTGTTGGCTGGCATCCTGCTTTCGCGCGGCACGCTGGTGGGGCTGGATGCCGCGTCGGTGCTGCTGATCGCCACCTTCACCCTCAAGCTGCTGGAGATGCGCACGCGGCGTGATGCGCTGGTGCTGATCTTCCTCGGTTTCTTCTGCGTGGTGACCGCCTATCTGTTCGAGGACGGCATTCTTGCCGCGCTCTACAGCCTGCTGCCGGTTACGGCGCTACTGACCGCGCTGGTCGGCCTGCAGCACAGTGGTTTTGCCGAGCGCCCCTGGCCACCCCTGCGCTTGGCGGGTGGCTTGGTGCTGCAAGCGATACCGCTCATGCTGTTGCTGTTCGTGTTCTTTCCGCGCATGGGGCCGTTGTGGTCGCTGCCAATGCCCAGCGACAAGGGCGTCACTGGACTGTCGGACAGCATGGAGCCGGCAGATATCGCCGAGCTCAGTCGTTCCTCGGCACTGGCCTTTCGCGCCAGCTTCGAGGGTGAGGTGCCGGCGAGAGGGCAGCTGTATTGGCGTGCTTTGACGCTGGAGCGTTTCGATGGCAGACGCTGGTCGCAATCCAGTTACGCTGATGTACCCGTCACGCCGCAGTGGAGCAAGGCTGGCGAGTCGCTCGATTACAGCATCATCATGCAGCCCAGCGGCAAGCGTTGGCTGTACGCCCTGGATGTTGGTGAGATGGCGCAGGACAGCGGGCGGATGATGAACGACTTCCGTTGGCAGAGGCTGCGTCCGGTAGATCGGCCCCTGCTGTACCAGGTGCGTTCCTGGCCTGAGGCAGCACGTGAAGCATCGGCCGAGCCACCCGGTTTGCGCCAGGCACTGCAACTGCCCGAGCAGGGCGACCCGCGCAGTCGCGTCTGGGCGGCTGAGCTGAAGGCAAAGTACCCGCAGAGCGATGCGCTGGTGGCCGCAGTGCTGCAGCATTTCAACCGTGAACCCTACGTCTACACGCTGCGCCCGCAGCCGCTGGGCAGCGACAGCATCGACGATTTCCTGTTCAACACCCGGCGTGGTTTCTGCGCGCACTATGCCGGCGCCATGACCTTCGTTCTGCGTGCCGCGGGTATCCCCGCGCGGGTGGTCGCCGGTTATCAAGGCGGCGAGCTCAATCCCAATGGCAACTACATTCAGGTACGCCAGTTCGATGCCCATGCCTGGGTCGAGTACTGGCAGCCGGGCCGTGGCTGGCGCAGCGTCGATCCGACTTTTCAGGTAGCGCCGGAACGTATCGAGCAAGGGTTGGAAGAGGCCTTGGCCGAAGAGGATGGTTTTCTTGACGATCAACCCTTCTCGCCACTGCGCTACCGCGAGCTGGCCTGGCTCAATCAGCTGCGCATGAGTTGGGAGAGTCTCAATTACGGCTGGCAGCGCTGGGTGCTGGGTTACCAGGGTGAACAGCAGCTGAAACTGCTGCAGAACTGGTTCGGCAGCCTCGATTGGCAGCGTCTGGCGATCGCTCTGGTGGGCACTGGCGCGCTTTTGATTGGCCTGCTGGCGCTGTGGCTGCTCAAACCCTGGCAACAGCGGCCTGATCCGCAACGCCAGGCGTTTCGCAAGTTCGAGCGGCTGTTGGCGCGCCATGACGTGCGCCGGGAAGCGGGTGAGGGCGCACGCTCCTTCGCGTTGCGCGCGGCGCGGCACTTGCCCGAGCAGGCGGAGCAGATCGAGACATTTGCCCGATGCTTCGAGCAGCAGCGCTATGCCGGCGGGCCAGCGTCACGTGATGCTTTGCGGCAAGCACTGAGTGATTTGCACAGAGCATTACCCTGGCGCTTGTCGCGTTAG
- a CDS encoding CHAD domain-containing protein produces the protein MSDFIEHCLGRVLALQVRLYACQARLADCTDTEALHDLRIALRQLRSLLRPLRGLPAIDVLEQGAAVLGRLSGPLRDREVLVAELARMGLAHLAPVDEAQRAAGYAAIASSRELADLMLLLDGWPANWREAARQGQLSDIDKLIRRRLRRQQRQLARALRDPAHDRHRLRLLIKRVRYAAETYPAQSRLSKAAQLRLKRAQSALGDWHDRLQWLAQADAMVSLEPCRAIWLQALLTAEGRADDALLALYGDLPNAD, from the coding sequence ATGAGCGATTTCATCGAGCATTGCCTGGGCCGCGTCCTGGCTCTGCAAGTGCGGTTGTATGCCTGCCAGGCACGGCTGGCCGACTGTACCGACACCGAGGCATTGCACGATTTACGCATCGCCCTGCGGCAATTGCGCAGCCTGTTGCGTCCGTTACGCGGTTTGCCGGCTATAGATGTTCTGGAGCAGGGAGCAGCGGTGCTGGGCCGCCTCAGCGGGCCACTGCGTGATCGCGAAGTCCTGGTCGCCGAGTTGGCGCGCATGGGACTTGCCCATCTGGCGCCTGTCGATGAGGCGCAGCGCGCCGCAGGCTACGCTGCCATTGCCAGTAGTCGCGAGTTGGCGGACCTGATGCTTTTGCTCGACGGCTGGCCGGCGAATTGGCGTGAGGCCGCCAGACAAGGCCAGTTGAGCGATATAGACAAGCTCATCCGGCGTCGCCTGCGCCGTCAGCAACGACAACTGGCCCGTGCGTTGCGCGATCCGGCGCATGATCGCCACCGCCTGCGCCTGTTGATCAAGCGCGTGCGTTACGCCGCTGAAACCTACCCCGCACAAAGTCGTTTGAGCAAGGCGGCGCAGCTCAGGCTCAAGCGTGCGCAAAGCGCGCTGGGCGACTGGCACGATCGGCTGCAGTGGCTGGCACAGGCCGATGCGATGGTGTCCCTGGAACCTTGCCGGGCCATCTGGCTGCAGGCTCTGCTGACTGCAGAGGGGCGCGCCGATGATGCCTTGCTGGCGCTGTATGGCGACCTGCCGAACGCAGACTAA
- a CDS encoding TatD family hydrolase — translation MQLIDIAVNLTHPSLAVQAEALLERAYAAGVCQLVLTGTSLNESEASLALCRQLDSSGQRLFSTAGVHPHDASSWNSASSNTLKALLAQPQVRAVGECGLDFDRDFSPRPAQEKALEEQLALAVELQMPVFLHEREASQRLLEILRGYRDQLPAAVVHCFTGERRALYAYLDLDLHIGITGWVCDERRGTHLHPLLRDIPGERLMLETDAPFLLPRSLRPKPKSGRNEPAFLGEVLREVALHRGQSEETLAAQTTTCARAFFGMPAIVED, via the coding sequence ATGCAACTCATCGATATTGCCGTCAATCTCACCCACCCCAGCCTCGCTGTGCAGGCCGAGGCGCTGCTCGAACGTGCCTACGCAGCCGGCGTGTGTCAGCTGGTGCTGACCGGCACCAGTCTGAATGAAAGCGAGGCGAGCCTCGCACTTTGCCGACAGCTGGATAGCAGTGGCCAACGTCTGTTCAGTACCGCCGGGGTTCACCCGCATGATGCCAGCTCGTGGAACAGCGCCAGCAGTAATACTCTCAAGGCGCTGCTGGCGCAGCCGCAAGTACGCGCTGTGGGTGAATGCGGCCTGGACTTCGATCGCGACTTCTCGCCGCGTCCGGCGCAGGAAAAAGCCCTGGAAGAACAGTTGGCCCTGGCCGTCGAACTGCAAATGCCGGTGTTTCTGCATGAGCGCGAAGCCAGCCAGCGTCTGCTGGAGATACTGCGTGGCTATCGTGATCAGCTGCCGGCAGCGGTGGTGCACTGCTTCACTGGCGAGCGCCGTGCACTCTATGCCTATCTCGATCTAGACCTGCATATCGGCATCACCGGCTGGGTTTGTGACGAACGTCGCGGCACGCATCTGCACCCGCTGCTTAGGGACATCCCCGGCGAGCGCCTGATGCTGGAGACCGATGCGCCCTTCCTGCTGCCGCGCAGCCTGCGCCCCAAACCCAAGAGCGGGCGTAACGAGCCCGCCTTTCTCGGCGAGGTGCTGCGCGAGGTGGCGCTGCACCGCGGGCAAAGCGAGGAAACCCTGGCAGCACAGACCACAACCTGTGCGCGAGCGTTCTTCGGTATGCCAGCCATAGTGGAAGACTAA
- a CDS encoding methyl-accepting chemotaxis protein, translated as MSAWISDLSLKYKFWAVNAVVLVISLILVLFALHIEQQARSADARQAAVSQARVLQQWPEQATLPNAANIQVLQGSLPGAQGAPDASGWQALSHDALFGDSPVVGAQRITLGDGRDLVIMVRAPSLLDLFTQHALTYAIAVAVLMLLLLAASQLLIRFLLSHLNTLKDVMLQAERSGDLSLRVPLDSRDEVGQMAAAFNAMQAGYQRVVGTVGQVACELDSSTRAMAERMGAVRQGMLSQQSETDQAATAINEMSATVQHIADHAGTTRDQSLNADQLARAGQQVVERVEQSIAALSQGVRQSAGSIERLAEDSQHISRVVGVIHGIAEQTNLLALNAAIEAARAGEMGRGFTVVADEVRNLAKRVQDSTDEITQMIGNLQGGTRDAVEFMRESSENANYCVQLAQEAGESLAAITAAVALMRDSNTQIAVAATQQSQVAEEMSRSVVGIRDVTEQTVGQTLESAATSQQLAQLAGELNKAIGQLRL; from the coding sequence ATGAGCGCCTGGATCAGCGATCTTTCTCTTAAGTACAAATTCTGGGCGGTCAACGCCGTTGTCCTCGTCATCAGCCTGATCCTGGTGCTATTCGCCTTGCACATCGAGCAGCAGGCGCGCAGCGCCGATGCGCGCCAGGCAGCCGTGTCCCAAGCGCGCGTGCTGCAGCAGTGGCCAGAGCAGGCCACCTTGCCCAACGCAGCCAATATCCAGGTGTTGCAAGGCAGCCTGCCGGGCGCTCAGGGAGCTCCTGACGCCAGCGGCTGGCAGGCACTGTCGCATGACGCCCTATTCGGTGATTCGCCGGTGGTCGGTGCACAGCGCATCACCCTCGGCGATGGACGTGATCTGGTGATCATGGTGCGCGCACCCAGCCTGCTCGACCTGTTCACCCAGCACGCGCTGACCTATGCCATCGCCGTCGCCGTGCTGATGCTGTTACTGCTGGCTGCCTCGCAGTTGTTGATACGCTTTCTGCTCAGTCACCTCAACACCCTCAAGGATGTGATGCTGCAAGCCGAACGCAGCGGGGATCTGTCCCTGCGCGTGCCGCTGGACAGCCGTGACGAGGTCGGCCAGATGGCCGCTGCCTTCAACGCCATGCAAGCCGGCTACCAGCGCGTGGTTGGCACCGTCGGCCAGGTGGCCTGCGAGCTGGACAGCAGCACCCGCGCTATGGCCGAGCGCATGGGGGCCGTGCGCCAGGGCATGCTCAGCCAGCAGAGCGAGACTGACCAGGCTGCTACCGCAATCAACGAAATGTCGGCCACCGTTCAACATATTGCCGACCACGCCGGCACCACTCGCGACCAGTCGCTTAATGCCGATCAGCTTGCACGCGCTGGTCAGCAGGTGGTCGAACGTGTCGAGCAATCCATCGCAGCGCTGTCGCAAGGCGTGCGCCAGAGCGCCGGCAGCATCGAGCGCCTGGCCGAAGACAGTCAGCACATCAGTCGCGTGGTCGGCGTGATTCACGGCATCGCCGAGCAAACCAACCTGCTCGCCCTCAATGCCGCCATCGAGGCCGCCCGCGCCGGTGAAATGGGCCGCGGCTTCACCGTGGTCGCCGACGAGGTGCGCAACCTGGCCAAGCGCGTGCAGGACTCAACCGACGAAATCACCCAGATGATCGGCAACCTGCAGGGTGGCACCCGCGACGCTGTCGAATTCATGCGCGAAAGTTCGGAAAACGCCAATTACTGCGTGCAACTGGCGCAGGAGGCCGGGGAATCGCTGGCCGCCATCACTGCCGCCGTGGCCCTGATGCGCGACAGCAACACGCAGATTGCCGTGGCTGCCACGCAGCAGAGCCAGGTGGCCGAAGAAATGAGCCGCTCGGTGGTGGGCATCCGTGACGTGACCGAGCAGACCGTCGGCCAGACCCTCGAATCGGCCGCCACCAGTCAGCAACTGGCACAGCTGGCGGGCGAGCTGAACAAGGCTATCGGCCAGTTACGCCTGTAA
- a CDS encoding acyl-CoA thioesterase: MIFSEMLEAVRRDPDAVVIPAEWGQGRASFGGLVAALAFEAMRAKVPQGRPVRSLAITFVGPVAPDVPVSFQAEVLREGKAVSQMFLRAVQDGQVVTVVQGSFGASRPSAIAVEALAAPQITPVEQCQELPYVRNVTPEFTRFLAMRWGIGGMPFSNTPSRQMGGWVRLRGEREPQPLSEAHLLALVDAWPPAVLPYLKSPAPGSSLTWTIEFVQPLRTLSSEDWCLYRADIEYARDGYGHVAAAMWTPAGELIALSRQTVTVFG; this comes from the coding sequence ATGATCTTTTCCGAAATGCTTGAGGCGGTGCGCCGCGATCCCGATGCCGTGGTGATCCCGGCTGAGTGGGGGCAGGGCCGCGCCAGTTTCGGCGGCCTGGTGGCGGCTCTGGCGTTCGAGGCCATGCGCGCCAAGGTGCCGCAGGGTCGTCCGGTGCGCTCGCTGGCTATCACCTTCGTCGGCCCCGTGGCGCCGGATGTTCCCGTCAGTTTTCAGGCCGAGGTGCTGCGCGAGGGCAAGGCGGTCAGCCAGATGTTCCTGCGCGCGGTTCAGGACGGGCAGGTGGTGACCGTGGTGCAGGGCAGCTTTGGCGCGTCGCGCCCTTCGGCGATTGCCGTGGAGGCGCTTGCCGCGCCGCAGATCACGCCGGTGGAGCAGTGCCAGGAGTTGCCCTATGTGCGCAACGTCACGCCGGAGTTCACGCGCTTTCTGGCCATGCGCTGGGGAATTGGCGGCATGCCTTTCAGCAACACGCCATCGCGGCAGATGGGCGGCTGGGTGCGTTTGCGTGGTGAGCGCGAGCCGCAGCCGCTCAGCGAGGCGCACTTGCTGGCACTGGTCGATGCCTGGCCGCCTGCGGTGCTGCCCTATCTGAAAAGCCCGGCGCCGGGCAGCTCGCTGACCTGGACCATCGAGTTCGTCCAGCCGCTACGCACTCTCAGCAGCGAAGACTGGTGCCTGTATCGCGCAGACATCGAATATGCCCGCGATGGTTACGGGCACGTAGCGGCGGCGATGTGGACCCCCGCAGGTGAGCTGATCGCCCTGAGCCGGCAGACCGTCACCGTCTTTGGTTGA
- a CDS encoding AAA family ATPase, whose amino-acid sequence MRTKLDACLDSVNQVLLGKEAQVRLALTCLLARGHLLIEDLPGMGKTTLSHALARVLGLSFQRIQFTSDLLPGDILGTSVFDKDSGQFVFHPGPIFAELVLADEINRATPKSQSALLEAMEEGQVTIEGATRPLPEPFFVIATQNPVSSGGTFALPESQLDRFLMRLSLGYPAQAAERALLLGDARRDLLPRMESILDHAELARLQAQVPKVRASDALIDYVLRLVEATRSQPQFAWGLSPRASLALLAAARAWALLAERDYVIPEDVQAVLPSVVGHRLRERADPTGHGGGSLVQWLLREVPAL is encoded by the coding sequence ATGCGAACCAAACTCGATGCCTGTCTCGACTCGGTCAATCAGGTATTGCTGGGCAAAGAGGCGCAGGTGCGCCTGGCCCTGACCTGCCTGCTGGCGCGTGGTCACCTGCTGATCGAAGACCTGCCGGGCATGGGCAAGACGACCCTCAGCCATGCCCTGGCGCGCGTGCTGGGGCTGAGCTTTCAGCGTATCCAGTTCACCTCTGACCTGCTGCCGGGCGACATTCTTGGTACCTCGGTATTCGACAAGGACAGCGGGCAGTTCGTCTTTCATCCCGGGCCGATCTTTGCTGAGCTGGTGCTGGCGGACGAGATCAACCGCGCTACACCGAAGAGCCAGAGTGCGTTACTCGAAGCCATGGAAGAAGGGCAGGTGACCATCGAGGGCGCGACCCGGCCGCTGCCCGAGCCGTTCTTCGTCATCGCCACGCAGAACCCGGTCAGCAGCGGCGGCACCTTCGCCTTGCCCGAATCCCAACTCGATCGCTTTCTCATGCGTCTGTCACTGGGCTATCCGGCGCAAGCGGCGGAGCGGGCTTTGCTGCTGGGCGATGCCCGGCGTGATCTGTTGCCGCGTATGGAATCCATTCTCGACCATGCCGAACTGGCCCGTCTGCAGGCGCAAGTGCCCAAGGTGCGTGCCAGTGATGCGCTGATCGACTATGTGCTGCGCCTGGTCGAGGCGACGCGCAGTCAGCCGCAGTTCGCCTGGGGTTTGTCACCGCGCGCCAGTCTGGCGTTGTTGGCTGCAGCGCGGGCCTGGGCGCTGCTGGCCGAACGTGATTACGTGATTCCCGAAGATGTGCAAGCGGTGCTGCCGTCGGTAGTGGGGCACCGTCTGCGCGAGCGCGCCGACCCTACCGGTCATGGTGGCGGCAGTCTGGTGCAATGGTTGCTGCGCGAAGTGCCGGCGCTCTGA
- a CDS encoding DUF58 domain-containing protein: MRAALKPLWRRWLARRIPPAASVRLNQRRIFILPSRVGAVFAVALLLMLLVGINYQNSLAYGLTFLLVSVFVVTILHTYRNLAGLVLKAGGGGAVFVGEQARFRVRLESPEREHQAVALGWPPSELVVRDVPRQGQTEVDLSQPAVRRGWLRPERLRVESRFPLGLLVAWSWVDLDQAVLVYPRPLEGELPLSAGLGEEEEEEGMRARGQGADDFQGLREYQPGDSKRRLDWKAYSRGQGLLVKDFGMLSGRDLWLDFDSLGGDSEMRLSLLCYWVLQFTERQQAFGLQLPGQVIAPDYGEGHRDACLRALALFGVRA; encoded by the coding sequence ATGCGTGCAGCGCTGAAGCCGCTCTGGCGGCGCTGGTTGGCCAGGCGTATTCCGCCAGCGGCCAGCGTGCGTTTGAATCAGCGGCGCATTTTCATTCTGCCCAGCCGGGTCGGGGCTGTGTTTGCCGTGGCACTTCTACTGATGCTGCTGGTGGGCATCAATTATCAGAACAGCCTGGCCTATGGCCTGACCTTCCTGCTGGTATCGGTGTTCGTCGTCACCATCCTGCATACCTACCGCAATCTGGCCGGGCTGGTGCTCAAGGCTGGTGGTGGCGGGGCAGTGTTCGTCGGCGAGCAGGCGCGCTTTCGCGTGCGTCTTGAGAGCCCTGAGCGCGAGCACCAGGCCGTGGCGCTGGGCTGGCCACCGTCTGAGCTGGTGGTGCGCGATGTGCCGCGCCAGGGGCAGACCGAAGTGGATTTGAGCCAGCCAGCCGTGCGGCGTGGCTGGCTGCGACCCGAGCGTCTGAGGGTGGAAAGCCGTTTTCCGTTGGGCTTGCTGGTGGCCTGGAGCTGGGTCGATCTGGATCAGGCTGTGCTGGTCTACCCGCGGCCGTTGGAGGGGGAGCTGCCGTTGTCGGCGGGCCTGGGCGAAGAGGAGGAGGAAGAGGGCATGCGCGCGCGCGGCCAGGGCGCCGACGACTTCCAGGGCCTGCGCGAGTATCAGCCGGGCGATTCGAAACGGCGTCTGGACTGGAAGGCCTATTCACGTGGTCAGGGCCTGCTGGTCAAGGATTTCGGCATGCTCAGCGGCCGCGATCTATGGCTGGACTTCGACAGTCTGGGTGGCGACAGCGAAATGCGTTTGTCGCTGCTCTGCTACTGGGTGCTGCAGTTCACCGAGCGGCAACAGGCATTCGGCTTGCAACTGCCTGGGCAGGTAATCGCCCCTGATTATGGTGAGGGGCATCGCGATGCTTGCCTGCGCGCCCTGGCGTTGTTCGGAGTGCGCGCATGA